A single Lactuca sativa cultivar Salinas chromosome 8, Lsat_Salinas_v11, whole genome shotgun sequence DNA region contains:
- the LOC111876370 gene encoding uncharacterized protein LOC111876370: MGIVRIQSRRLQPHLLLNSFLTIQHSIHRLQQRHQLNFNKPKSTRSNFATIRTISTSSSSSSAMVKAIRVHELGGPEVMKMEDVEIGEPKDGEIRVRNKAIGVNFIDVYFRTGAYKAASIPFTPGMEAVGVVTAVGQGLTGRQVGDIVAYAGFPMGAYAEEQILPAEKVVPVPSSVDPVVAASVMLKGLTAQFLLRRCFKVESGHTVLVHAAAGGVGSLLCQWANALGATVIGTVSTSEKAAQAKEDGCHHVIVSKQESFVERVAEITSGEGVEVVYDSVGKDTLQGSLECVKIRGHLVCFGQSSGAPDPVPLSALAVKSLFLTRPSLMQYTSKRDELLEAAGEVFGNIANGVLRVRVNHKYPLSQAGQAHSDLETRKTTGSIVLIPDGIEL; encoded by the exons ATGGGAATTGTTCGTATTCAATCAAGGCGGCTCCAACCCCACTTGCTACTAAACTCTTTTCTCACTATTCAACACTCGATTCATCGCCTTCAACAACGACATCAGCTCAATTTCAACAAACCCAAATCCACCAGATCCAATTTTGCAACAATTAGAACGATTtctacatcatcatcatcatcatccgccATGGTTAAAGCTATCAGGGTTCATGAACTTGGTGGTCCTGAG GTCATGAAAATGGAGGACGTTGAAATCGGAGAACCAAAAGACGGAGAGATTCGAGTGAGAAACAAAGCAATTGGAGTAAATTTCATTGACGTTTATTTCCGCACAGGCGCCTATAAAGCAGCTTCAATACCATTCACACCAGGTATGGAGGCTGTCGGAGTTGTAACAGCTGTAGGTCAAGGACTAACCGGCCGGCAAGTCGGAGATATTGTCGCCTACGCCGGTTTCCCCATGGGAGCATACGCTGAAGAACAGATACTACCTGCAGAAAAAGTTGTACCCGTGCCTTCCTCCGTTGACCCCGTTGTAGCAGCTTCCGTCATGCTAAAAGGACTGACAGCTCAATTCCTCCTCCGCCGTTGCTTCAAGGTGGAAAGTGGACATACGGTTCTTGTTCATGCTGCCGCCGGTGGAGTTGGATCCTTATTATGTCAATGGGCAAATGCACTTGGAGCTACTGTAATTGGAACGGTTTCAACCTCAGAGAAAGCTGCACAAGCTAAAGAAGATGGATGCCACCATGTGATTGTCAGCAAACAAGAATCTTTTGTTGAACGTGTGGCTGAGATTACATCAGGTGAAGGGGTTGAAGTGGTGTATGATTCAGTCGGAAAAGACACCTTGCAG ggGTCATTAGAGTGCGTAAAGATACGTGGACACTTGGTGTGTTTTGGGCAATCATCTGGTGCACCGGATCCTGTGCCTTTATCTGCACTTGCTGTAAAGTCATTGTTCTTGACAAGGCCTTCTTTGATGCAATACACATCTAAAAGAGATGAGTTACTTGAAGCTGCTGGTGAGGTGTTTGGTAATATTGCAAATGGGGTTTTACGGGTTCGGGTCAACCATAAGTATCCACTTTCTCAGGCGGGTCAAGCACATTCTGACCTTGAAACTCGAAAGACTACCGGCTCCATTGTATTGATACCTGATGGGATTGAGCTTTAA